The nucleotide window GGTGATGGCGATCGTTGCCCCCAGGAACGCAGTGAATGCCCCTGTCCATGCCACCACATCCATAGCCACAGGAATATGCTCAAACACCGGGAACATTCGTGCCAATAGGAACACACCTGCTGCCACCATTGTTGCTGCGTGGATGAGGGCAGAGATAGGTGTCGGGCCTTCCATGGCATCTGGCAACCAAACATGGAGAGGGAACTGGGCAGACTTAGCCACTGGGCCAAGGAAAACAAGTATGGCAAACAAGGCTGCTAGGAAGCTACTGAGAGTACCTGTTTCTACCAAGTGCTGAAGGCGATCGCCAATGGTCTCAAACTCAAAGCTCCCGGTTGCCCAAAACAGACCTAGGATGCCCAGTAACAGACCAAAGTCACCAACGCGGTTGGTCACAAACGCCTTCTGACAGGCTTCTGCTGCGGGCTTGCGATCGTACCAGAAGCCAATCAGCAGGTAGGAACACATGCCCACCAATTCCCAAAACACATAGATCTGCACCAAGTTAACGCTGATGACCAGCCCTAGCATGGAGGAGCTAAACAGGCTAAGGTAGGCATAGAATCTCACATAGCCAGGGTCATGAGCCATGTAGCCATCGGTGTAGATCATGACTAAAAAGGCCACCGTTGTAACAATCACCAGCATCACCGCAGTCAGGTGATCAATGGTATAGCCCATTGTCAAGTGAAAATTTCCAGCCGCAGCCCACTCAATTAGTCGTGTGTAGGACTCGTGCCCCTGAATCTGGCTCCAAAGGATGCCGAAGGATAAGACCATCGCAACTCCCAGGAGGGAGACGATAAAAACGGAGGCTAGGTTACGAACCCGGTTGACAGCAGCATTGAAGGAAATCAACCCTGTGCCCACGATCGTCGCCCCTACAAGAGGCAACACCGGAATCAGCCATGCATATTGATACAAAGGATCCATTACTTCACCTAACATTTGGCGTATTCTGACAATTGACTTAGGTCACTAGCATCGGTACTGTAGCCAAGCATACTCTATTCTAAGGAATGAGTAACTATGCTTAGGCAAATACCCGTGCACCAACAGGCAGTTTATCGATAGAACGTTAAAACGTTAAATTGTTAGCGGACTTGTTATCGGCAATAGAACTTGTTATTGGCAACAGATTGATTGCGAATTTATCAATACGCAGTAATACAGCAATAGTTTGGATCAGGTTTTGCGCAAAGTTAACCTTCTTAAACTTTTTGCAAGCATGTACCGTTACGATCGTAAACGTCAGTCCACAAAATCACTACTGGAACTGGTTAATCACCTTACCCACAAAATCTAGATCCAGGTAGAGTGTATAGCTCCAGTTGCTGCTATGCGGTAACCTAGCAAACCTATTAAGTTAAATTCGTAACTGGTTTAGGAGTCTAGTTCAACTCGTTCAAACATGTTGTCTTAATCACAGCCCAGAGTATCACGGGTGTTGCGCCCAGTAACCGGGTTTTTGCCCTGGGCAGACTGGCAAAGTAAGTTTAAGGCATCGCGGCGAATTTCGATGTCGGTAAAATCCGCACCAGTGATCGTTGCGCCATTGAACTTGGCATTAAACGCAAACGCCCCCTCAAGAATGGCATTCGTCAAGTTTGCGCCGCTTAGACGGGCTGTGTCTAACGTAGCATTGCTCAGATTGGCTCCTTCTAGGTTGGCATTCTCCAAGTTAGCACCGAAAAAACTTACTCCTCGCAAATCACAGTGACTCAGGTTGCTGCCGCGAAGATTAGCCTTAGTAAAGCTAGAGTCAACAAGTACACGCCCAGAAAAATCAACACCAACTAGAAACTCTTTGTTGTAGTCTTCTGCTAGGGCAGGGGCGATCGTTACTCCTGACACCGCGCCCCAGAGGACAACGATGGATAACACAGCTAGTAACCAGTTCAACACCTGGCAGAAACCATTCAATGAGACAAGCTTCTGACAGCCGTAGGTATCGCGCTTAGTCATATCCCTCTTGGAACAGTACTCAACCCGATTTTCCATTCAAGCATGTTCCCTTCCCATCATTGCCCAGTGTCTCAAAACGTAATTAAACCCCGCATAAAGCATAAGCAGTATCAACACCCATCCCCTTTCACCTGCTACACGCCACTAGACACTCCATACGTTTGTCTACAGAACATTGCCTACATCCTGGAATTGAATAATATCTTGACGGGGATCAACGTGTACGACTTTGACCAGAAAGCGATCGCCCGGTTGCACTGATCGTTGAAATCGCATCGCTAGCTCTAATCCCAAGTCTTCCAGCATAATCAACCCCAAATTTTCATAGTCTCGCAACCAGCGCAACATCAAAGCGTGCCAGACTTCATCAGGATGACGACGCAGATATTCCAAGCCCCAATAGCGGTTAGTTTGCCGCTCTACGAGGGTTGCTTCAGAGGTGGTAGTGCTAACAGCCAGCAACAACTCTTGCATTTGCTCTGCCGAAAAGGGCAACGCATCACCCCGGAGATGGGCCTTGATTTGGAAGTGAGCTAAAAGGTCGCTGTAGCGACGAATGGGAGAGGTAACTTGGGTATAGGTGTCTAGCCCCAAACTAGCATGGCGAGCAGGAGTGATGCTGATTTCGCTGCGAGGCATACAGCGGCGCATGGCTGAGAAGCGCACTGGCCCAGCAGGAAGTTGTAACAACTCTTCCTCCGGTGGCAATTCAGGTTGAGGCTGTTGGCGAAAGGGAATGGCAAGGTTGTGGGTTTGTCCGTACAGGCCAGCAACTTCTCCGGCTAGAATCATCATCTCAGCAACTAGTTGCCGTGCTGCTGAGCTATCTAGCACATTGATGCTGATGTCGTCGTTGTGGACTTTGATGGACGATTCGGGCATGTTGATGCTGATAGCACCTTGGGATAACCGCCATTGTTGACGACAAGTGGCCCACTCAGCGATCGCAGCAATTTCTGGCTCTGCCTGCACGCCCAACTGAAGGATTTCATCTACGTCTTCGTAGGTAAGGCGATAGGTAGGGCGAATAAGCGTGGGATGGATGCAGTAGTCTGCAATGGCCCCGTCAGCCCTGAGAATGACCCCAAAGCTAA belongs to Cyanobacteriota bacterium and includes:
- a CDS encoding pentapeptide repeat-containing protein, yielding MTKRDTYGCQKLVSLNGFCQVLNWLLAVLSIVVLWGAVSGVTIAPALAEDYNKEFLVGVDFSGRVLVDSSFTKANLRGSNLSHCDLRGVSFFGANLENANLEGANLSNATLDTARLSGANLTNAILEGAFAFNAKFNGATITGADFTDIEIRRDALNLLCQSAQGKNPVTGRNTRDTLGCD